A window of Mesomycoplasma lagogenitalium contains these coding sequences:
- a CDS encoding tRNA (cytidine(34)-2'-O)-methyltransferase, which translates to MLNIVLYQPEISPNTGNIIRTCFAIGAKLHIIRPIAFDLEPKWLKRPAAGKRLSDIRHEVHNNYEEFEKKYGNKKIFYITRYGQQTYADINFKKEKEFQNDIFLMFGTESTGIPKQIMQKDLNACLRIPMVKENRSINLANSVVLVAYEVMRQLNFENLSLYEVQKGKDFIKNDH; encoded by the coding sequence ATGCTTAATATAGTTTTATATCAACCAGAAATAAGTCCTAATACCGGAAATATTATTCGTACTTGTTTTGCAATAGGTGCTAAATTACACATCATTCGTCCAATTGCCTTCGATTTAGAACCTAAATGATTAAAAAGACCAGCAGCAGGAAAAAGATTATCGGACATTAGACATGAAGTTCATAATAATTATGAAGAATTTGAAAAAAAATATGGAAATAAAAAAATATTTTATATTACCCGTTATGGACAACAAACATATGCTGATATAAACTTTAAAAAAGAAAAAGAATTTCAAAATGACATTTTTTTAATGTTTGGAACCGAATCAACCGGAATACCAAAACAAATTATGCAAAAAGATTTAAATGCTTGTTTAAGAATTCCGATGGTAAAAGAAAATCGTTCTATCAATTTAGCTAATTCTGTAGTTTTAGTTGCTTATGAAGTAATGAGGCAGCTTAATTTTGAAAATTTATCACTTTATGAAGTTCAAAAAGGGAAAGATTTTATTAAAAATGATCATTAG
- a CDS encoding TrmH family RNA methyltransferase has translation MKFKKGKILLKMIISSLQNPKIKEYSKLLLKKYRDKFNLFIIENWKNIQEALKKNLVVEILTSDINFKIDKSINVIYVEQHIIDKLSNTKNPQNIIAICKKMTYNFELGKKVVVLDNIQDPGNLGTIIRNAVAFGFNSVIIKGVDLYNEKVLRAAQGAIFHINIIQENELKQFLEKIKNQYYIFGTLVDHQSKDIGEIKNLKDQKMIIIFGNEGNGISKELNYLIDQNIFIKINFESLNVASASAIILNYFKEIKNDR, from the coding sequence ATGAAGTTCAAAAAGGGAAAGATTTTATTAAAAATGATCATTAGTTCATTACAGAATCCCAAAATTAAAGAATATAGTAAATTATTATTAAAAAAATATCGTGATAAATTCAATTTATTTATTATTGAAAATTGAAAAAATATTCAAGAAGCATTAAAAAAGAATTTAGTTGTAGAAATATTAACATCGGATATTAATTTTAAAATTGATAAATCAATAAATGTGATTTATGTTGAACAACATATTATCGACAAATTAAGTAATACTAAAAATCCACAAAATATTATCGCCATTTGCAAAAAAATGACTTATAATTTTGAATTAGGTAAAAAGGTGGTGGTTTTAGATAATATTCAAGATCCAGGAAATTTGGGAACTATTATTAGAAACGCAGTTGCTTTTGGCTTTAATTCCGTCATAATTAAAGGTGTAGATTTATATAATGAAAAAGTTTTAAGAGCAGCTCAAGGTGCTATTTTTCATATAAATATAATTCAAGAAAATGAACTAAAACAATTTTTAGAAAAAATTAAAAATCAATATTATATTTTTGGAACACTAGTTGATCATCAAAGTAAAGACATTGGTGAAATCAAAAATTTAAAAGACCAAAAAATGATTATTATTTTTGGAAATGAAGGAAACGGAATTTCTAAGGAACTAAATTATTTAATTGATCAAAATATTTTTATAAAAATAAATTTTGAATCACTCAATGTTGCATCAGCTAGTGCAATTATTTTAAACTATTTTAAGGAAATAAAAAATGATAGATAA
- a CDS encoding DivIVA domain-containing protein, translating into MIDKLSKIILEKEFNSRFNGYDPEQVDVFLDSIINELKTINNYQNELVQENQKNAQLVQKLQQEVKMLNFEINKLKNQESVLDKRPKN; encoded by the coding sequence ATGATAGATAAACTAAGTAAAATAATTTTAGAGAAAGAGTTTAACAGCCGTTTTAATGGATATGATCCAGAACAAGTGGATGTTTTTTTAGATTCAATTATTAATGAACTTAAAACTATTAATAATTATCAAAATGAATTAGTGCAAGAAAATCAAAAAAATGCACAATTAGTTCAAAAACTTCAACAAGAAGTTAAAATGCTTAATTTTGAAATTAATAAATTAAAAAATCAAGAAAGTGTTTTAGATAAAAGACCAAAAAATTAA
- a CDS encoding Mbov_0400 family ICE element protein, translating into MKKYLLERFSEYVLPTGANLLPDSLGLNFAIHPIFLFKNEMEEVFYVSAKSAIEDNEKLKIKALEEVEYSFIDKNNDEVKIYIDTSRVYKINKYDLYDIEQKYGKFNKIWGFNLKPEKYGELITKTYMNIENNLAVMYDVKFNKEENETAFELIYAPNHKMIEDYYNINHKNIKINKEDLKFLIKKQQIKNHKSFTEMDYTLTIYEKYQRIFRTCFDLQKDDFSSEKDYEKYDNSIEYYEENYKIDIKKIQNQIDFTKNQAFINELKYDKDLLSEKYKKEL; encoded by the coding sequence ATGAAAAAATATTTGTTAGAAAGATTTAGCGAATATGTTTTACCAACAGGAGCGAATTTATTACCAGATTCGCTAGGATTAAATTTTGCTATTCATCCTATTTTTCTTTTTAAAAATGAAATGGAAGAAGTGTTTTATGTATCAGCAAAAAGTGCTATTGAAGATAATGAAAAGTTAAAAATAAAAGCACTAGAGGAAGTTGAATATAGTTTTATCGACAAAAATAATGATGAAGTGAAAATTTATATTGATACTTCAAGAGTATATAAAATTAATAAATATGATTTATATGATATTGAACAAAAATATGGTAAATTTAATAAAATATGGGGGTTTAATTTAAAACCAGAAAAATATGGTGAATTAATAACTAAAACATATATGAATATTGAAAATAATTTAGCAGTAATGTATGATGTAAAATTCAATAAAGAAGAAAATGAAACTGCATTTGAACTAATATATGCCCCAAATCATAAAATGATTGAAGATTATTATAATATAAATCATAAAAACATAAAAATAAACAAAGAAGATTTAAAATTTTTAATAAAAAAACAACAGATAAAAAATCATAAATCATTTACAGAAATGGATTATACATTAACTATATACGAAAAATATCAAAGAATATTTAGAACTTGTTTTGACCTTCAAAAGGATGATTTTAGTTCAGAAAAAGATTATGAAAAATATGATAATTCAATTGAATATTATGAAGAAAATTATAAAATAGATATTAAAAAAATACAGAATCAAATTGATTTTACAAAAAATCAAGCATTTATCAATGAATTGAAATACGATAAAGATTTACTGAGTGAAAAATATAAAAAAGAGTTGTAA
- a CDS encoding Mbov_0400 family ICE element protein, protein MKENASYSEKLNQYFPPNKSNILTNSFGLKHRRLPVFIYKTEVGNIFYLLARSATDKDNKTRKIRFGEVEYAIIDKNGVKKDMYIDTTVIYQVDEYDLYDIEQKYGKFKKITSANLSTSKFAEIVEKSYFNIENKLASLQEIKFNYNKQKTEIKNIYVPNHKLLDDYQQTKNDKYLMKWNKYFNENDLIYLIKKQQIINHKSLTEMEYSSTKYEIFFENFLDVYQGKPDYFDENQREELKIFNSVVEKIEEYYPREIEKFISTIDFEKNQAFIDELEYDKDLLSEKYLKELKQEEDLGMEM, encoded by the coding sequence ATGAAAGAAAATGCCAGTTATTCAGAAAAATTAAATCAATATTTTCCACCGAATAAAAGTAATATATTAACAAATTCTTTTGGTCTAAAACATAGGAGACTTCCTGTTTTCATTTATAAAACTGAAGTGGGAAATATTTTTTATCTTTTAGCTAGAAGCGCAACTGATAAAGATAATAAAACAAGAAAAATCAGATTTGGTGAAGTAGAATATGCTATTATTGATAAAAATGGAGTTAAAAAAGATATGTACATTGATACAACGGTAATTTATCAAGTCGATGAATATGATTTATATGATATTGAACAAAAATATGGTAAATTTAAAAAAATTACATCTGCTAATTTATCTACATCAAAGTTTGCAGAAATAGTCGAAAAATCTTATTTTAATATCGAAAACAAATTAGCATCATTACAAGAAATTAAGTTTAATTATAATAAACAGAAAACTGAAATAAAAAATATCTATGTTCCTAATCATAAATTATTAGATGATTATCAACAAACAAAAAATGATAAATATTTAATGAAGTGAAATAAATATTTTAATGAAAATGATTTAATTTATTTAATAAAAAAGCAACAAATAATTAATCATAAATCGCTAACAGAAATGGAATATTCTTCAACTAAATATGAAATATTTTTTGAAAATTTTTTAGATGTTTATCAAGGAAAACCTGATTATTTTGATGAAAATCAAAGAGAAGAATTAAAAATATTTAATTCTGTAGTAGAGAAAATTGAGGAATATTATCCTAGAGAAATTGAAAAATTTATTAGTACAATTGATTTTGAAAAAAATCAAGCATTTATTGATGAATTGGAATATGATAAAGATTTGTTAAGTGAAAAATATCTTAAAGAGTTAAAGCAAGAAGAAGATTTAGGGATGGAAATGTAA
- the rplL gene encoding 50S ribosomal protein L7/L12, which produces MAKLTKESFIESLKEMNIKEVMELVEAMKEEFGIDPSAVAVAAAAPVEAAEAKSEVNVTLKADGGQKVNVIKVVKDLLGLGLMEAKKLVDSVPVVLKENVKVAEAEEMKAKLEAAGAEVTLG; this is translated from the coding sequence ATGGCTAAATTAACAAAAGAATCATTTATTGAATCATTAAAAGAAATGAACATTAAAGAAGTTATGGAATTAGTAGAAGCAATGAAAGAAGAGTTCGGAATTGACCCTTCAGCAGTTGCGGTTGCTGCAGCGGCTCCTGTTGAAGCAGCTGAAGCTAAATCAGAAGTTAATGTTACATTAAAAGCTGATGGTGGACAAAAAGTTAATGTTATTAAAGTAGTTAAAGATCTTTTAGGATTAGGATTAATGGAAGCTAAAAAATTAGTTGATTCAGTTCCTGTTGTTCTAAAAGAAAATGTTAAAGTTGCTGAAGCTGAAGAAATGAAAGCGAAATTAGAAGCAGCTGGTGCTGAAGTTACTTTAGGATAG
- the rplJ gene encoding 50S ribosomal protein L10: protein MNSFRKEKENIVAEVKNSLKQSSSLIIAEYRGLHVSEFEQLRKQLKEAGVKIKVYKNRLFKIAADELGYSELSSTLVGPNVFAFGGNDAIAPAKIISKFAKKHPEVILKGGIYENKIIDAAEANQVASLPSYEEALTMLASSLMGSLRQLSVGLKMLVDENKILAEGEK from the coding sequence ATGAATTCTTTTAGAAAAGAAAAAGAAAATATTGTTGCTGAAGTTAAAAATAGTTTAAAACAATCTTCATCATTAATTATTGCTGAATATCGTGGATTACATGTATCAGAATTTGAGCAATTAAGAAAACAACTAAAAGAAGCTGGAGTTAAAATTAAAGTTTATAAAAATAGACTTTTTAAAATAGCTGCAGATGAATTAGGTTATTCAGAATTAAGCTCAACTTTAGTTGGTCCAAATGTTTTTGCATTCGGTGGAAATGATGCTATTGCACCAGCAAAAATAATTTCTAAATTCGCTAAAAAACACCCTGAAGTTATTCTAAAAGGTGGTATTTACGAAAACAAAATCATTGATGCTGCTGAAGCAAATCAAGTTGCATCATTACCAAGTTATGAAGAAGCGCTTACAATGCTTGCATCTTCATTGATGGGTTCATTAAGACAATTATCAGTTGGACTAAAAATGTTAGTCGATGAAAATAAAATATTAGCAGAAGGAGAAAAATAA
- a CDS encoding iron-sulfur cluster assembly scaffold protein: protein MDNNTKRQLIMKHYLHPENKISKPLDDYQKFYIHSTKCVDEMDLFIKKENNIIVDAKFSGTGCAVFLASTDIFLSLIKNKNITLIEKIIENYHNLINQTKESIDLNLLENLVIFSDVKTHLNRLECASLVYQILKKAI from the coding sequence ATGGATAATAATACAAAACGCCAATTAATAATGAAACATTATCTTCATCCGGAAAACAAAATATCAAAACCATTAGATGACTATCAAAAATTTTACATTCATAGTACTAAGTGTGTTGATGAAATGGATTTATTTATTAAAAAAGAAAATAATATTATTGTTGATGCAAAATTTTCAGGCACCGGTTGTGCTGTTTTTTTAGCATCAACTGACATTTTTTTATCATTAATTAAAAATAAAAATATAACTTTAATTGAAAAAATTATTGAAAATTATCATAATTTAATAAATCAAACTAAAGAATCAATAGATTTAAATTTATTAGAAAATTTAGTAATTTTTTCTGATGTAAAAACTCATTTAAATCGTTTAGAATGTGCTAGTTTAGTTTATCAAATTTTAAAAAAGGCAATTTAA
- a CDS encoding aminotransferase class V-fold PLP-dependent enzyme, protein MKKNYRKLFPMLNNQIVYLDNAALTQKPISVINAGSQFYKKYAISTRTSDSKLGIIVQQKVDLVRQKVANLLNGSPNEIIFTSGTTQSLNLFSLMAKQLLNVGDEILLSYYNHSSNIIPWLEIAKELKLQVKFSKNLVADINHKTKIIAYSQVTNNIDQHFDSDSIYQKAKQFNAIVVNDAAQAIAHEKVSFANSDIIAFSTNKLYGPTGLGILAIKQDILQSINPVIFGGGSVEKMIDVNSWCKKQTIEAFEPGTLNLAAIWQFEQALNLIDEITIDEIQKINLELANYLYDRLLTVKGIEIFSQKGDFITLFRIKNYAPQDIASYLGHKDIYVRSGNFCSKALSFAELENDYVRVSLAFYNNKNDINKLVKALKEGGDFLSFI, encoded by the coding sequence ATGAAGAAAAATTATCGTAAATTATTTCCAATGCTTAATAATCAAATTGTTTATTTAGATAATGCTGCTTTAACTCAAAAACCAATTTCAGTAATTAATGCTGGTTCACAATTTTATAAAAAATATGCTATAAGTACACGAACATCTGATTCAAAATTAGGAATTATTGTTCAGCAAAAAGTTGATTTAGTGCGCCAAAAAGTTGCTAATTTATTAAATGGTTCACCTAATGAAATTATTTTTACTTCCGGAACCACACAATCGCTGAATTTATTTTCATTAATGGCAAAACAATTATTAAATGTAGGAGATGAAATTTTACTTTCATATTATAATCACTCTTCCAACATTATTCCTTGACTAGAAATAGCCAAAGAATTAAAATTACAAGTTAAATTTTCTAAAAATTTAGTTGCTGATATTAATCATAAAACTAAAATCATTGCCTATTCTCAAGTAACAAATAATATTGATCAACATTTTGATAGTGATTCAATTTATCAAAAAGCCAAACAATTTAATGCTATTGTAGTAAATGATGCTGCTCAAGCGATTGCTCACGAAAAAGTTTCTTTTGCAAATTCGGACATAATTGCATTTAGTACAAATAAATTATATGGACCAACAGGTTTGGGTATTTTAGCTATAAAACAAGATATTTTACAATCAATCAATCCTGTCATTTTTGGCGGTGGTTCTGTTGAAAAAATGATTGATGTTAATTCTTGGTGCAAAAAACAAACAATCGAGGCATTTGAGCCAGGGACTTTAAATTTAGCAGCAATTTGACAATTTGAACAGGCATTAAATTTAATTGATGAAATTACTATCGATGAAATACAAAAAATTAATTTAGAATTAGCTAATTATTTATACGACCGTTTACTAACAGTAAAAGGAATTGAAATTTTTTCTCAAAAAGGTGATTTTATAACATTATTTAGAATTAAAAATTATGCTCCACAAGATATCGCTTCTTATTTGGGACATAAAGATATTTATGTTAGAAGTGGTAATTTTTGCTCCAAAGCACTTTCTTTTGCCGAATTAGAAAACGATTATGTTCGAGTATCATTAGCGTTTTATAATAATAAAAATGATATTAATAAATTAGTTAAAGCATTAAAGGAGGGAGGAGACTTTTTAAGTTTTATTTAA
- a CDS encoding TlyA family RNA methyltransferase, giving the protein MKKKLLDLVNEKGYENGETLIRIGKVLVNDQIILLPHLKVDINSVITVKQTKKEWVSRGAYKLLKAIEIFNLDFENKTVLDIGSSTGGFTQVALKNGAKKVYALDVGTNQLEYSLRNNLKVIVMEKTNLKSINFKKFNEIMDIIVCDVSFISLKEVFKVINEITDYNTQIMLLIKPQFEASSKYVEQGGYVNPKHHPFLINRVSQYALEYSFKLINVHQSPITGNKSKNIEYLSLYERIKDEEKLS; this is encoded by the coding sequence ATGAAAAAAAAATTACTAGATTTAGTAAATGAAAAAGGTTATGAAAATGGTGAAACTTTAATAAGAATTGGTAAAGTTTTAGTTAATGATCAAATAATTTTATTACCACATTTAAAAGTTGATATTAATAGTGTAATTACTGTTAAACAAACAAAAAAAGAGTGAGTTTCAAGAGGGGCATATAAATTATTAAAAGCAATAGAAATTTTTAATTTGGATTTTGAAAATAAAACAGTTTTAGATATCGGTTCATCAACGGGCGGATTTACACAAGTTGCTTTAAAAAATGGTGCTAAAAAAGTTTATGCACTTGATGTTGGAACAAATCAATTAGAATATTCTTTAAGAAATAATTTAAAAGTAATTGTAATGGAAAAAACCAATTTAAAATCCATTAATTTCAAGAAGTTTAATGAAATTATGGACATAATTGTATGTGATGTTTCATTTATAAGTTTAAAAGAGGTTTTTAAAGTTATAAATGAAATAACTGATTATAATACACAAATAATGTTATTAATTAAACCACAATTTGAAGCAAGTAGTAAATATGTTGAACAAGGTGGTTACGTAAATCCAAAACACCATCCTTTTTTAATTAATCGAGTTTCTCAATATGCTTTAGAATATAGTTTTAAGTTAATAAATGTTCATCAATCACCTATTACAGGTAATAAATCTAAAAATATTGAATATTTAAGTTTGTATGAAAGGATAAAAGATGAAGAAAAATTATCGTAA
- a CDS encoding transcription antitermination factor NusB has product MNNQKNRKKYRYEIISILYQYELFNEIINSKEVFEKHELSSQQLKTIEFIEKYYIFLKKVICLFLKKDWNENLPLIRAILLLGSFELLYIDKKIVINEFVEITKDYTMEKDVDYKLVNAILEKVDKEYEKNNHKKSN; this is encoded by the coding sequence ATGAATAATCAAAAAAACAGAAAAAAATATCGATATGAAATTATTTCGATTTTATATCAATACGAATTGTTTAATGAAATTATTAATTCAAAAGAAGTATTTGAAAAACACGAACTTTCTTCACAACAATTAAAAACTATAGAATTTATAGAAAAATATTACATTTTTTTAAAGAAAGTAATTTGCTTATTTTTAAAAAAGGACTGAAATGAAAATCTTCCATTGATTCGAGCTATTTTACTACTAGGTTCATTTGAACTGCTTTATATTGATAAAAAAATTGTAATTAATGAATTTGTAGAAATTACCAAAGACTACACAATGGAAAAAGATGTTGATTATAAATTGGTAAATGCTATTTTAGAAAAAGTTGATAAGGAATATGAAAAAAACAATCATAAAAAATCTAATTAA
- a CDS encoding YebC/PmpR family DNA-binding transcriptional regulator — translation MAGHSKWANIKHRKGAQDAIRGKIFAKFSKEIMVAAARGGGDIETNPALRMVVSKARAKSMPKANIEKAIAKATGASKEGADFKEVIYSGTLAGGVTFLVICLTDNMNRVVSNIQSLFKKAGGQVGKQGSIPYVFDQKGILEIEKNNIDEEELMMFALENGADDFKSENEFYEIYCEPSNFLNLKNALDQQYNFEYKTAEVTYIPNQEIALDEEKTKKLLEHIEKFEDDEDVQEVFHNMDLSILSDVEEE, via the coding sequence ATGGCAGGACATTCAAAATGAGCTAATATAAAGCATCGTAAGGGCGCTCAAGATGCAATAAGAGGGAAAATTTTTGCAAAATTTTCAAAAGAAATAATGGTAGCAGCAGCTAGAGGTGGAGGAGATATTGAAACAAATCCCGCATTAAGGATGGTTGTTTCAAAAGCGAGAGCAAAATCAATGCCTAAAGCAAATATCGAAAAGGCAATTGCTAAAGCAACTGGTGCATCGAAAGAAGGAGCAGATTTTAAAGAAGTTATTTACTCAGGAACATTAGCTGGAGGAGTAACATTTTTAGTAATATGTTTAACTGATAATATGAATAGGGTAGTTTCCAATATTCAATCATTATTTAAAAAAGCTGGTGGTCAAGTCGGAAAACAAGGGTCAATTCCATATGTATTTGATCAAAAGGGAATTTTAGAAATTGAAAAAAATAATATTGATGAAGAAGAATTGATGATGTTTGCATTAGAAAATGGTGCTGATGATTTTAAAAGCGAAAACGAATTTTATGAAATTTATTGTGAACCATCTAATTTTTTAAACTTAAAAAACGCATTAGATCAGCAATATAATTTTGAATACAAAACAGCGGAAGTTACATATATACCAAATCAAGAAATTGCTCTAGACGAAGAAAAAACTAAAAAACTTTTAGAACACATTGAAAAATTTGAAGATGATGAAGATGTTCAAGAAGTATTTCACAATATGGATCTTTCGATTTTATCGGATGTTGAAGAAGAATAA
- a CDS encoding MAG6790 family protein, translating to MKEGKNMYQYKAVLKSNKKVIAQGHSLEDIEKDIKHFIRQQKKGIHTESNVPIEIYHIYRDKTSGSETSKEKLVKII from the coding sequence TTGAAAGAAGGTAAAAATATGTATCAATACAAAGCAGTTTTAAAATCAAATAAAAAAGTTATAGCCCAAGGCCATTCTTTAGAGGACATAGAAAAAGATATAAAACACTTTATTAGACAACAGAAAAAAGGAATTCATACAGAAAGTAATGTTCCAATTGAAATTTACCACATTTACAGAGACAAAACAAGTGGCTCTGAAACTTCAAAAGAAAAATTAGTAAAAATTATATAA